AGTGTGAGAACAACTTTCTTTAagtgtcagtttttttcttcatatttacatatttcagtAGTTGTACGACATATATTGTTATcctggtttgttgttttatttaaaacaaagctttgaacattgttttttttattattatcattattgttattattgttagaCACATTGCTCTTGTTTCTTAATCTGTCAGTGCAGGTTCTACTCACTGCTGCCACCCAGTGTACAGGAAGGGTTTGGCACAAGAACAGCGTCATGTTCTTGAACATGCTGTGTAAAATATGAAGCAATAAGTTGAGTTATGTTTGATGTGAGAATGGCACATTGGTCTGAGGAGTGCGAACCATTTCTTTGTGTATATGCAACCTGTAACTAGACAGCTaatgtacaataataataaagaagttATAATCCATGCTGTGAGTGAGTCACTCAAGTTTGTGAATAACGTGTGAAATGCACAAAGAATGAAGATGAAAGTGTAACACATAGAAGTAGTAAGAACAGCTTGCACTGAGATCAGCCCAATAAattaaactgaacagaaaacacacattgtgGTATAACagacacataataaaacatataaaataacaacatagtctgtttctctggcagctgctcttctttttttctctttttaacacacacacacacacacacacatgttcaagCCTTGGTAATAAACTGTGGACTTGAGACtgtaactagaaaattcctgcagaagTTTTGAGACTggcgagtgggctgttgccgggggtctgtattcaaaaagcacacctcaaatagtcattttgtttatttatttgtttattggcgtttttttgtgtgtgtgcgacaaaaactctgggaggagatgcgAGCCGAAAAAACGgagtaaaaataataagttgaagaagaataagcgcggtgaacaacatatagtgtgcgctttcaggctCACAGGTCATTCAAATCTGCTCCAACAGAAGGCTCTTCACATGTGAGTTTACCTTTATTTAAATTCTGTGCAATCACTGTTTGTTATGCAAAGTTGCCTATTTTTCaatagcaaaaacaaaaaaatctttaatagtttctgattattttgtctatgtatttatttgtattttaagtcaatattttttataatgcaTACGTACTAAATATGACAAGGAAagaaattgttgttgttgttatcataAACATTACAGAGAACGTGACGTTTATTTTGAAACAGCAACCGGAAGTGTACGTCATGAGGCTCTCCTGCTACATGCTACATCACGTAGCATCACGTAGCgtacattaaaaacatgacGCACGTCGCGTAAATTAAACCGCCGTTATCATTTAACAGCCAGGGGCTCGTTCAACAAGGCATTTTACACAAACGTAAGTGAACATTTAATGACTTAAAAAACACGAATTTACCTAATGACGTAGAGTACACGCTAGCTACGTACGTCATTACTTTGGTTCACGTTGTGATTTGCCGTACGTCACGTTACGTTTTGCGTCAACGGCCAACGTTCAGCCAGCCAGGGAAATATACACGCGAAGTATGAAGTATACACTTTGAAGTAAATCACAATAAATGCTTTAAATAAAGGAAATGACACCTAagaaaacccttgaataaggaggactggattcaaagtatcaaagtttaagttgaatttattattctcgtacaagtttaacagtgcaacacatgagtggttacagagaaaaggctcctcgaggagctctaactgttggtttttatacagttttcttaaaatggACTGTCTCGAACACCTCActgacaatttccttttttggttttccccttagtaatgaacattatgtttcttgtccaaaatgacacctcccttaacctgtctctcttgtccttgaactgttttttaatcatctctctctgccagcctcagtaaacacatgagACGAGACATGCAGAAAACAGAACATACACACTCTATAAGAGTttaaacatctgcaccccagtataatcctaatttttataacactatgtgtgttgtttttttttaccactttaGTAAAATCAGCTGCACCATGGCGGAGCATTTCCACCTGAACACGCCACTGCTAGAGAGCGTCAGCATGTCCAAACGCGTGGGGGCCACTGTGTACCTGAAGATGGAGAATTCTCAGCCGTCGGGCTCCTTCAAGATCCGTGGCATTGGACACCTCTGccagcaggtaaaaaaaacaaaaaaaaaacagacctttCTTTCAGCTGGTGCTTGAAGAAgctttttcttcacatttgtcACTATCTGATGTGccattttaaattaaaggtcAGTGCTGACTGACTGTGGTGTAGAtcccttaaaaaaaagacacatactTGCCCTTTTTTAAtctcatttctctcttctgCAGCTCGCCACACAGTCCAAAGGAGTTGTCTGCTCTTCAGGTGGCATTTCCACTGCGTCTGCATGTTAATATGCACAATTCTGTATCAGCTTGGGGCGGTAATATAACACAATATGCTCATTTTTCCAGGTGGTAATGCAGGTATGGCTGCAGCCTACGTAGCCAGGAAAATGAGTGTTCCAGCCACCATTATagttccctcctcctctcctcagctgGTGGTTCAGAGACTCCAGGATGAGGGTGCTACTGTCAGGATTGTAGGCAAGGTGAAGTATATCAAATGTATGAAAGTCTTCTGATCTAATCATGGTCAGTTAAGTCAGTAAACTCTTCCTTATCTCAGGTTTGGGATGATGCCAATGCAGAGGCTCTCAGACTGGCAGAGACTGAAGGACTCACCTATGTCCCTCCATTCGATCACCCCCTGCTCTGGTAGAAACATTCGTCACGGTTAAAGTTTCTGCATGTTCAGATGAACAGATCCTCACATGCTTCCTGTGTCTCCCTACTCACAACTCTCACCCAGGCAGGGCCACGCAACTATGATCACAGAGGTCGCAGCCTCACTGGGTCCCGGTGTGAAGCCTGGAGCTGTTCTGGTGTCTGTGGGTGGAGGAGGGCTCCTCTGTGGGGTCATCCAGGGCCTGAAGGACACAGGCTGGTCAGACGTACCCATCATCGCCATGGAGACGGTGGGGGCCGACTGTTTCAACGCTGCGGTTAAAGCGGGGAAGGTGGTCACTTTGGATGACATCACCAGGTTGGAGGTTTAAAAAGGGCtcggttgttttttttcaggagtTATAAATGCAACCGCACTGACTTCATCCTCGTCCGTCTTTCCACAGTGAGGCCAAATGTCTCGGAGCAAAGACAGTTTGCACAAAAGCTTTTGAATACAGCCAACGCAGCGAGTTTACAATCATTTCTGAGATTGTGACTGACCAGGAGGCTCTGCAGGCTGTCGAAACATTCCTCGGttagtgtgtttgttctctgaacgtccattttaatgaaaaactgaatgaataatcACCCCTAACTTTTGAATGGAATTGGTAACGTAAGCCTGTATGAACTTCATGTTGGtaaactcagtgtgtgtgccgTCTTTTAGATGAGGAGCGTGTGTTGGTGGAGATGGCGTGTGGAGCAGCACTAGCAGCTGTCTACACTGGACTTATACGCAGACTACAGGAAGAAGGTAACTGCTCTGTCACATTAAAAGATCTTTACGCCCTGCTTGTAATACAGCATAACACATCACATGTAGGAAAGTTCCTGTAGGAAAATATAGGAAAATCCTATTTGAATAGCTTATTCAGCATCTAACTTATCAGCtagctatctactgtatgaatacattttcatgtgctatttgtaaattaaacattaatcccatacatcaaatatatttaccccataATAATATATCACTTATTTCATGTTATAGTTCTCAAATGTGCCAGTAGtcttgtgctctgggctctgaAGTGTGATCCAGGGTGTagaaatcatctgtgcatgtgatggaggaatatcaatcagtcaatcaatcaatcaatcaatcaaacttcatt
This DNA window, taken from Larimichthys crocea isolate SSNF chromosome XXIV, L_crocea_2.0, whole genome shotgun sequence, encodes the following:
- the sdsl gene encoding serine dehydratase-like, with amino-acid sequence MAEHFHLNTPLLESVSMSKRVGATVYLKMENSQPSGSFKIRGIGHLCQQLATQSKGVVCSSGGNAGMAAAYVARKMSVPATIIVPSSSPQLVVQRLQDEGATVRIVGKVWDDANAEALRLAETEGLTYVPPFDHPLLWQGHATMITEVAASLGPGVKPGAVLVSVGGGGLLCGVIQGLKDTGWSDVPIIAMETVGADCFNAAVKAGKVVTLDDITSEAKCLGAKTVCTKAFEYSQRSEFTIISEIVTDQEALQAVETFLDEERVLVEMACGAALAAVYTGLIRRLQEEGRLPSLLGPLLVIVCGGSSVDMKQLATLKHKLQT